The following DNA comes from Triticum aestivum cultivar Chinese Spring chromosome 3D, IWGSC CS RefSeq v2.1, whole genome shotgun sequence.
cgtgggagatatagctgcatcatgggcgttacagctGCCAATCCTCCTCCAAACAAATCGGCGGCCGCTAACTTCTCCTCAATCTCCAGAGATGGCGGCAAGCACGAACAGGAGCTGAGGTAACCCGTTCTTCCCCTTTCCATCTTGAGCAGGCAGTTGTGAGCACCAGCTAGAGGAGAGCTAGCAGAGCTGGCGCCTGCAACGCTGCATCGGAGCTCCCACAAAACTCTCCTGAGCCTGATGAACAAAGGTTAGGTGTCGAGCTTTCACCGAATTGGAATCATCCTCCAGTAGAACCACCTGATGCCAGAAAGGACCTTCCTGGGCCTCCTGGCCCAAAacaaaactaaaaactaaaaattaACAAAAAGACCATATGCAGTGAGTATTTTGACATGTAGTGTGCAGTAATAATTGCGTATCTTATATTAAAATCAATTTGTGAACGTCTAATACAATAAAAAAAATCATGCATGATAAAATTCCCATGGAAACAAATAGTAAGGAGATAAAACTTTACTATGTCATTCGCTCAATACTAAAATCTATGCCATTTTTAAAAAATTCCAGAATTGCCATTGAAAAATAAGCATGttcagaaaatgacatggcaaaacattACCAGGAAACAAAAAAGAATGaacaaaatgttggggaacgtagtatttcaaaattttgcctacgatcatgcaagatctatctaggagaagaatAGCAACGaccggggagagtgtgtccatgtaccctcgtagaccgaaagcggaagcgtttagtaacgcggttgatgtagtcgaacgtcttcgcgatccaaccgatcaagtaccgaacgcacggcacctccgcgatctacacacgttcagctcggtgacgcccctcgaactttagatccagctgaggccgagggagagtttcttcagcacgacggcgtggtcacggtgatgatgaagttaccgatgcagggcttcgcctaagcactacgacaatatgaccgaggtggaaaactgtggaggggggcaccgcacacagctaagaaatcaacttgtgtgtctatggggtgccccctgaccacgtatataaaggaggggagggaagaggtggccggcactagggggcgcgccaggtgtgggaaatcctactaggactccccagtccaagtaggattcccctcctctttcctattcctagtaggagaaggaagggaagggagaaggggggagaaggaaagaggggggcgccgccccctcctagtccaattcggaccagcccatgaaggggggggcggccaccccttgaggccctcctctcctttccactaaagcttatgatgtgtattaccgagaaggcccagagatacctctccgatacacagagtgacaaaatcctaatgtagatctatgccaactcaacaaacaccatcgaagacacttgtagagcatctttataatcacccagttatgttgtgtcatttgatagcacacaaggtgttcctccggtattcgggagttgcgtaatctcatagtctgaggaacatgtataagtcatgaagaaagcaatagcaataaaactaaacgatcattatgctaagctaatgcttgggtcttgtccatcacatcattctctaatgatgtgaccccgttcatcaaatgacaacacatgtctatggctaggaaacttaaccatctttgattaacgagctagtcaagtagaggcatactagggacactctgtttgtctatgtattcacacatgtgctaagtttccggttaatacaattatagcatgaataataaacattatcatgatataaggaaatataaataacaactttattattgcctctagggcatatttccttcagtctcccacttgcactagagtcaataatctagttcacatcgtcatgtgatttcacaccaatagttcacatctttatgtgattagttcacatctccatgtgactacccaaagggtttactagagtcaataatctagttcacatcgctatgtgattaacacccaaagagtactaaggtgtgatcatgttttgcttgcgagagaagtttagtcaatgggtctgccacattcagagccgtatgtattttgcaaattttctatgtctacaatgctctgcatggagctactctagcttaattgctaccactttcaatatgtatccagattgagactcagagtcatccggatcggtgtaaaagcttgcatcgatgcaactctttacgacgaactctttatcacctccataaccgagaaattaaggataattttgatcactgtcaagtgatccactcctggatcaatatcgtacccccttgccaaactcatggcaaggtacacaataggtttggtacacagcatagcatactttatagaacctatggctgaggcatagggaatgactttcattctctttctattttttgccgtggtcatgttttgagtcttactcaactttacaccttgcaatacaggcaagaactctttctttgactgttccattttgaactacttcaaaaatcttgtcaaggtatatactcattgaaaaatcttatcaagcgtcttgatctatctttatagatcttgatgctcaatatgtaagcagcttcaccgaggtctttctttgaaaaactcctttcaaaccctcctttatgctttccaaaaaattctacatcatttctgatcaacaatatgtcattcacatatacttatcagaaaggttgtagtgctcccactcactttcttgtaaatacaggcttcgccgcaagtctgtataaaactatattctttgctcaacttatcaaagtgtatactccaactccgagatgcttgcaccagtccatagatggatcgctggagcttgcacattttgttaggacctttaggattgataaaaccttatggtgtatcatatacaactcttctttaataaatccattaaggagtgcagttttgatatccatttgtcagatttcataaaatgtggcaattactaacatgattcggacagactttaagcatcgatacgagtgagaaaatctcatcgtagtcaacatcttgaatttttcaaaaacccttttcgacaagtcgagctttgtagatagtaacactactatcagcgtccgtcttcctcttgaagatccatttattctcaatggcttgccgatcatcgggcaagtccaccaaagtccatactttgttcttatacatggattctatctcagatttcatggcctcaagccatctgtcggaatctgggctcatcatcgcttcctcatagttcgtaggttcatcatggtctagcaacatgacttccagaacaggattaccgtaccactttggtgcggatcatactctggttgacctacgaggttcggtagtaacttgatctgaagtttcatgatcatcatcattaacttcctcactaattggtgtaggaatcactgaaactgatttctatgatgaactactttccaataagggagcagatacaattacctcatcaagttatactttcctcccactcacttctttcgagagaaacttcttctctagaaaggatccactcttagcaacaaagatcttgccttcggatctgtgatagaaggtgtacccaacagtttcttttgggtatcctatgaagacgcacttctccgatttgtgtttgagcttatcagattgaaactttttcacataagcatcgcaaccccaaactttaagaaatgacagcttaggtttcttgctaaaccacagttcatacggtgtcgtcttaatggatttttagacagtgccctatttaacgtgaatgcagctgtctctaatgcataaccccaaaatgatagtggtaattcggtaagagacatcatagattgcaccatatctaataaagtacggttatgatgttcggacacaccattacgctgtggtgttccaggtggcgtgagttgcgaaactattccacattgttccaaatgaagaccaaactcgtaactctaaTATTCGTTTCCGCgaccagatcatagaaattttattttcttgttacgatgattttctacttcactctgaaattctttgaacttttcaaatgtttcagacttatatttcatcaagtagatatatatacctatatctgctcaaatcatttgtgaaggtcagaaaataacgatacccgccgcaagcctcaatactcattggaccgcacacatcagtatgtattattttcaacaagtgctcgctccattgttccgaagaacagagtcgtagtcatcttgcccatgaggcatggttcgcaagcatcaagttattccaaaagcccatcggtatggagtttcttcatgcgctttacaccaatatgacctaaacggcagtgccacaaataagttgcactatcattattaactttgcatcatttggcatcaatattatgtgtatcactgtgatcgagattcagtaaaccatttacattggatgtaagaccatagaaggttttattcatgtaaacagaacaacaattattctttgatttaaatgaataatcgtatcgcaataaacatgatccaatcatatttatgctcaacgcaaacaccaaataacatttatttagttccaatactaataCCGAAGgaaaaagggagtgtgcgatggtggtcttatcaaccttggaatcatctCCAACACACATGGTCACTTCGCCCATAACTAGCatgtgttcattctgcaactcctgtttttagttactactcttagaaactaaaccagtatcaaatactgaggggttgctataaaaactagtaaagtacacattaataacatgtatatcaaatatagttttgttcactttgccatccttcttatccgccaagtatctagggcagttccacttcaagtgaccatttcctttgcagtagaagcactcagttccaggcttgggtctagctttcggcttcttcatgggagcagcaacttgcttgctattcttctttgaagttcctatttctttccctttgcccttttcttgaaactagtggttttattaaccatcaacacttgatgctatttcttaatttctaccttcgccgatttcagcatcgtgaagagcttgggaattaatttcgtcatcccttgcatattatagttcatcactaagttctagtaacttggtgatagtgacgagagaaatctgtcaatcactattttatctagaagattaactcccacttgattcaagcgattgtagtactcagacaacctgagcacatgctcactggttgagctattctcctccattttgtaggcaaagtacttgtcaaggGTCTCATACCTCTccactcgggcatgagtctgaaatacaaatttcagctcttggaacatcttatatgttccatggcgttcaaaacgtttttgaagtctcggttctaagccgtaaagcatagtgcactaaaatatcaagtagtcatcataccgagctttgccaaacgttcataacgtctgcatctgctcctgcaataggtccgtcacctagcggtgcatcaaggacataattcttctgtgcagcaatgaggataatcctcagatcatggacctagtccgcatcattactactatcatctttcaacatagtttttctctaagaatatatcaaaaaataaacggggagctgcatcgcgagctattgatctacaacatagtcaTGCAAATATTatcacgactaagttcatgataaattaaagttcaattaatcatattacttaagaactcccacttagatagacatccctctagtcatctaaatgatcacgtgatccatatcaactaaaccatgtccgatcatcacgtgagatggagtagttttcaatggtgaacatcactatgttgatcatatctactatatgattcacgctcgacctttcagtctcagtgttccgaggccatatcttcatatgctaggctcgtcaagtttaacccgagtattctgcatgtgcaaaactggtttgcacccgttgtatgtgaagtagagcttatcacacccgatcatcacatgatgtctcagcacgaagaactgtcgcaacggtgcatactcagggaaaacacttataccttgaaattttagtgagagatcatcttataatgctaccgccgtactaagaaaaataagatgcataaaggataaacatcacatgcaatcaatataagtgatatgatatggccatcatcatcttgtgcctttgatctccatctccaaatcaccgtcatgatcaccatcgtcaccggcttgacaccttgatctccatagaagcatcgttgttgtctcgccaactattgcttctacgactatcgctaccgcttagtgataaagtaaagcaattacatggtgattgcatttcatacaataaagcgacaaccatatggatcctgccagttgccgataactgttacaaaacatgatcatctcatacaacaatttatatatcatcatgtcttgaccatatcacatcacagcaagccctgcaaaaacaagttagacgtcctctactttgttgttgcaagttttatgtggctgctacgggcatagcaagaaccgttcttacctacgcatcaaaaccacaacgattttttgtcaagtttgttgttttaaccttcaacaaggaccgggcgtagtcacactcgattcaactaaagttggataaacagacacccactagccacctgtgtgcgaagcacgtcggtagaaccagtctcgcgtaagcgtacgcgtaatgtcggtctgagccgcttcgtccaacaataccgccgaatcaaagtatgacatgctggtaagcagtatgactattatcgccgacaactctttgtgttctactcatgcatataacatctacgcatagacctggctcggatgccattgttggggaacgttgtattttaaaaatttgcctacgatcatgcaagatctatctaggagaagcatagaaacgagcggggagagtgtccacgtaccctcgtagaccgaaagcggaagcgtttagtaacgcggttgatgtactcgaacgtcttcgcgatccaaccgatcaagtaccgaacgcacggcacctccgtaatctgcacacgttcagcttggtgatgtcctcgAACTCTatatccagctgaggccgagggagagtttcgtcagcacgatggcgtggtgacggtgatgatgaagttaccgacgcagggcttcgcctaagcactacgacaatatggccgaggtggaaaactgtggaggggggcaccgcacacagctaagaaatcaacttgtgtgtctatggggtgccccctgaccacgtatataaaggaggggagggaagaggtggccggccctagggggcgcgccaggtgtgggaaatcctactaggactccccagtccaattaggattcccctcctctttcctattcctagtaggagaaggaagggaagggagaagggggagaaggaaagaggggggcgccgccccctcctagtccaattcggaccagcccatggagGAGGGGggggccaccccttgaggccctcctctcctttccactaaagcttatgatgtgtattacaagttTGTGCATCAAAACTGACCTCACTTGCAAGTTCTAAGATTCGCGGTGTATTTAACACATCCTTAAAAGATGACTTATCCACGTTAAGGGCTTCTTTAATTTAAAGGAATTTCATAGGATTTTTGAAAAGGTTGGAATCCTTAGAAATTTTCTatattggttgtttgattcataggactGAATCATATAGGAATTTTTTCTATGGAATCATGTACTACATTTCATTAAAAATCTAGCATCCATTTCAActttgttttccaattttttttatgGCATCAAACACTCTATGCTAATCCTACAAGATTCAAATGGGCATGCCACTTTAattctttatttttttctattcCCACATTTTTAGAATCGTACAAATCAAAGGGGGCCTAAACACTCGTTCATAACTTATCCATCCACGTCGAGGCGGGTGCGTGTCCCTTCCCTTCACACGCGTCCGAGCCACCGGACAGCACGGCACGCCACGGCAGCCGACCTCGAACCGGCGGGGACATCCATCCAGCCGGCACGCGTACGGCCCCGATGCGACCGCCTAAACACGCACGGCCCAGATGCGACCGCCGAAGAAACACCAGCACGTACGCAACGCACAAagaaggaaggaaaaggggggcaaaAAAACAACATCGAGTCCGTACAATCGGATACCGAGCGCGGCCGGCGGTTCGCCCCCGTTCCCAAATCCCGGCGAGGGCGGTCGGTCGGACGGAGAGGAGATGCGGGCCCGCACGGCGGACCACCTCGAGGCGCTCTCCCTCGAGATCGAGCGCAAGCTGCACAAGGTTCCCTCCGCATTCGTTCCGACCCCTCGTCCCTCTCTTCATTCCTTGCCGATTTGACAATCGTGGGACGTGCGTGCCGCCGATTTGACAATCGTGCCGTCCCTGCCCGTCGAGTTCTTGTGCTTCCCCTCCGCCCACCTTCGTTGGTTCTTAGCGGTCATTTGATTTCTTTCGGAGTCAATCGATTGGTTCTGCCACGTGGGGAATTGTTAGATAGAAAAGTAAAAGTGGGATTCTGGTTTGATTCAAATGTCAAATGGCAGGAAAAAAATAGGGAAAAGATTCTATTGCAAGTGGGCTTACAATTGATAGTGGGAAAAAAGAGGGATTTCGCTGGTCTGTTTCAAAAGATTCAGCCAGATCAATTTGGCTTGGTTTAGAATTGGGGGCTGTTTCCTTTTTATTTCGCTGCAATTCCTTGGAAGCTTTAGGCTGAATTTTAATTGGTTGTTTGTTTTGTGTGCAGGCTCTGAATTCCAACTCGCAGCGCCTCAAGCTGCTGCAGCAGCTGTTCGCCGATATCGCGCTCAAGGTCGACGACCGCGCTCGAGGTGCCAGCATTTCTCTGAATTTACAGTATCTGTTCTGCAAATCAGCCTCTGATGTCGCTGTTGGTGCATTTCAAATGGTTGCCACTCAATTTTGTGCCAGCTCACAGCCATATTTATTTAACAAATCAATGTAGGAGAGGCTAAAATGACATCTATTTGGAACAGAGGGATATTATTTTGTATGGTATCCTCTTAAAGAATTGAAAGAAAGCTACTGTGATATCTTTACAACAATCCTTGCCTCTGATGAACAGATAAGATTTTAAGCACCAATAATGAGGGAATCGCTCCATTAGATGAACGCGAAGACGGCCATTTGTGTTTCTATGAGATTCTTGCAAATCACTATGTGAAAGTCCCTCAAAGTGGGAGGCGTATACTTGAGTTGATAGTGCAACTCTGGAGCCAATCCTTTGCAGCAAACATATTTGCGCTTCTTTTTCACAGATGGGTATGTACTGAACTTATGTTCTTGTAGATATTAGGAATTACAATGGGTTATTTATTTATCTGCATGTTTCTCAGAAAGTCATGTTTTCTATATCGACTTGGATGATTTCATTTCAACTCTACCTGAAGAATGTGTTGTGTCACCTCATTTCTTTCTATAGCACTTTCGAGTAAACTGCTGATATATATAATTATACGTTGATTCAAAATGAAACTACAAGATGGCCTTAGATAAGATACCTTTTTTCTAATCGCAAACCTTATGCAACCTACTGTCCTTGTTACCATGTTGCCGCATGTACCCTAAACAAGGTGATTTGAAATGAGGGCAAAATGCTGATTTATCCTCCATTAGTTATTTAGTCTTGTTGATAAAGATGATGCAAGTTGTATTGGCTCTCATTGTACTTCATTTGGTAAATTGCAAGCTCTTCATTGCAGTTGTTTGAAGTCCCTCTTGAGGGGAAGGAGGTATCACTAAGATACAGCTCTGCTCTTGTCCAAGGAGCTACTAACGTTTTTTGGTATGATTGTGCAATGATGCCCCTTCCCTTTTTGCCTCAAACTCCCATATATGATAGAATCATTTTTTTTAATCTCTGGCAGGATTGACATTCAAACCAATACAAGGTACTTCCTCCCATTGTATCATGTAAGCATTTGTCTGTTTATGCTTTTGTACCTCTGTTTGGAACTGTGCTGCATGCATTTTTACACCGCTACTAACATCCTTTGTTCCTTGAACAGTATCTCCTTGAAGAAGTCGCTTTAGTTCCAGATCAACTCATTAAGATATCACCACAGGTCGacctctctatctatctctctgcACGGAAATGTACTAGCCTTTTCTTGTAAGCATGTTCAGTAATCAATGAATATTGATTGATAATTGTGTACAGGCTGGTAGAAATCTATTCTGCCTCCTCTCCAGATTCATGCTGTTCTATGATCAGGGTAGGTTCCTTTTCTCCACACTTTTGGTGCTGGTTGTTTGTTCTTTGCCACTAAACTGTTGCAATTTTCCATGAGCAGATCACTTGCTTACAAGTTTTCTTGGGCATTTCCCTGCTTTTCCAAATTCTTTCTTGGTTGGTGGAGCTGCAGATTACTTTGTGATTGAACTCACCGATCAGGTTACCATCTGAATGGAACATTCGTTGTTCCCCTTCCATATGACATGCCACATCGTTTCTGCAGACTaaatatttggttgttgttaatcCAGCTCCAGAAGCTAAAAGTGGAGCCAGTACTGCTGCACTACCTTTCCCGCATGACCATACTTCAAGGTATTTGCTAGCCAGAACATTTATCTTCAGTGAATATGTATATTTCTCCACTGGAAGATCACATTTTATCCTGAAAGGAAATCGATGAGCGCAGGCTGGGAGTTGAGGATGAGTACAAGCACTAGACTGAAGTCATGCCTGTATAGCTTCACATCTCCTGGAGGCCCTGCCTATCCAACAAGAACCGTCCGGCATGCAGCCTGGAATACGTTGGATTTACTTTTTCCTGTGAGTGCCATCTTATTATCTTAAATCTTAGTTCTATACTTCTAATTTATCTTACCATATTTTGCTTCTGCCATAAGCAATCCAGCTAGAAAACGTCATGGAAATTGCGAATTTTGTTGTAGATGTAGATCATGGTTTGTTTTACCTAACTGAAGTTCATACCTTGTCAAGAATGAAAAAGGAACATGGATTCTGACAATTTTGAGAAATCAAATTCGCAAGAAATTCTCTTTCTAAAGACCCTTGACATGGAGTGAAGTTTGAGATTGGGAGCTCATGCGTATGCAGAGCAGACCAGAGTGAGAATGTCCACAAAATATACCTTGCAACCAACGTACCATTATTTTCAATGTGTACCGCACCCGTTTACTTGAATCATGATAGTTGTTCACATACTCTTATCCTGGAGTTACCGTGATGATGAACACTGTTAAATGCTAATTTATTGGTGATGGAGGGCCGTCACAATTGTGCTGCATCGCCATCCCAATGGCTAGTAAAGAATGTGTCGATTATGTTCAATGGCTTACTGTTACGCGTGTACAGGTGGGTCGCTATCCAAGGCACGTGATAAGTCTGTTCTTTCGGCTGCTCTATCCCTGGTATTGGCCTTCCTCTTGCTGGAACTTCGTCATGACCTGCGTGAGCACCATCTACTACTACATCCTGAATCTGCTCGTCTCAATTTGGGAGAACATGAGGAGGCGCGACCATCAAAGGATGCACAGAGAATGAAGAGATTGCGGACGGGCCTAAATCGAGGCTATAATGTTGTGTTGTTGTTCTTCTTTACTTTTAGGATTGTTAGCATCATGTGTGCGCGCATGAAATTTGTTGTATAAATCCAAGTGTTTGTTGTGTTTATTATACATGGACAGGGGATGTGATGTGAGGCAGAGATGTGCAGTGAGAGAGGGAAGGGGCACTTTTTATGCTCACCAGCCTGAAGCTGTAATTTGTATACAACATTCAGCAGCTTCTCCAAATGCCATCAAAGGTTATAGCCATGCTCTAGAGGAGTTGGCACGCTTTTTACTGGAATACATTGTGCCCATACCAGCTCCTCTAGGACGGAAGCATTAGGACCTCGCCGCTACTATAGGGTATCATTGATTTTCCTTCCTTTAGTTATTGAGAATTTTCAATTCGCTAAGTTTAAGAAGGCCAAAGAGCGGAGACTAGATTGATTTTCCTTCCTTGGCTACTTGGATGTTTCCGTTCGCAAAGTTTGAG
Coding sequences within:
- the LOC123077175 gene encoding uncharacterized protein → MRARTADHLEALSLEIERKLHKALNSNSQRLKLLQQLFADIALKVDDRARDKILSTNNEGIAPLDEREDGHLCFYEILANHYVKVPQSGRRILELIVQLWSQSFAANIFALLFHRWLFEVPLEGKEVSLRYSSALVQGATNVFWIDIQTNTRYFLPLYHYLLEEVALVPDQLIKISPQAGRNLFCLLSRFMLFYDQDHLLTSFLGHFPAFPNSFLVGGAADYFVIELTDQLQKLKVEPVLLHYLSRMTILQGWELRMSTSTRLKSCLYSFTSPGGPAYPTRTVRHAAWNTLDLLFPVGRYPRHVISLFFRLLYPWYWPSSCWNFVMTCVSTIYYYILNLLVSIWENMRRRDHQRMHRE